One Hordeum vulgare subsp. vulgare chromosome 4H, MorexV3_pseudomolecules_assembly, whole genome shotgun sequence DNA window includes the following coding sequences:
- the LOC123448626 gene encoding 40S ribosomal protein S21, translating into MQNEEGAMVDLYVPRKCSATNRIITAKDHASVQINIGHVDENGLYDGRFTTFALSGFVRAQGDADGSLDRLWQKKKAEVKQL; encoded by the exons ATGCAGAATGAGGAGGGAGCCATGGTGGACCTCTACGTCCCCAGGaagtg CTCCGCCACCAACAGGATCATCACGGCCAAGGACCATGCCTCTGTCCAGATCAACATTGGTCACGTTGATGAGAATGGCCTCTATGATGGCCGCTTCACCACCTTTGCTCTCTCTGGGTTCGTCCGTGCTCAG GGTGATGCTGATGGCTCCCTGGACAGGCTGTGGCAGAAGAAGAAGGCTGAGGTCAAGCAGCTCTAA